A single Filimonas effusa DNA region contains:
- a CDS encoding LuxR C-terminal-related transcriptional regulator produces the protein MKQPINDLMVTIGVIEDDPKIRGNFQDYFKYDSQYKLSFSYHSLEHFLSEGQMHVEEPYITFLDISLPGISGLEAIPILKKSMPNTQLVVLSGNSDPDVVWNAITRGAKGYLLKPFSLSNIKANIQVVKNGGALLSPEIAHILIDRLGDEKPQKTYRLKFLTKREQDVLEQLLKGFTYKEIANVLSLSVTTINDHIKNIYKKMNVNSKAELLTVFLR, from the coding sequence GTGAAACAACCAATCAATGATCTTATGGTAACCATTGGAGTGATCGAAGATGACCCTAAAATAAGGGGGAATTTTCAGGACTACTTTAAATATGACAGCCAATACAAACTAAGCTTTTCCTACCACAGCCTGGAACACTTCCTTTCCGAAGGCCAGATGCACGTTGAAGAACCATATATTACTTTTCTTGACATTAGCTTGCCGGGTATTTCCGGTCTTGAAGCTATCCCCATTCTAAAAAAGTCAATGCCTAATACACAACTGGTGGTATTGAGTGGTAACAGCGATCCCGATGTAGTCTGGAATGCAATTACCAGGGGAGCAAAAGGATATTTACTGAAACCTTTTTCTTTAAGTAATATCAAAGCGAATATCCAGGTTGTAAAAAATGGTGGCGCTTTGCTTTCTCCCGAAATAGCACACATACTTATTGATCGTTTGGGTGACGAAAAACCTCAGAAAACCTACAGGCTCAAGTTTCTCACTAAAAGAGAGCAGGATGTGCTTGAACAGTTGCTGAAAGGCTTTACCTACAAAGAAATTGCCAATGTGCTGTCTTTATCGGTAACTACCATCAATGATCATATCAAGAACATTTACAAAAAGATGAACGTTAATTCCAAAGCGGAATTACTGACTGTTTTTCTCAGGTAA
- a CDS encoding sensor histidine kinase, with the protein MNVKFLNILSHELRSPLTTIQTSSEILEQLANADAVDTDTMKRHTQRIMDEVADMALLLEKVLLMSRAHSTRSGFNPVISDPASLIKELAGRPFVRGKQFEKTAFEIKGTPRQALIDPFMFSHIVNGLVDNAFKYSARAESLVPRVRVSFTDAYWRVMVIDNGIGIKKADKKNLFRSFSRGSNVADIQGTGLGLEIIRYFVRCHKGEISLRSLEGKGTVVIVDLPY; encoded by the coding sequence ATGAATGTGAAATTTCTCAACATACTTTCTCATGAGTTGCGCTCGCCCCTGACAACTATTCAAACAAGCTCTGAAATATTGGAGCAGCTGGCTAATGCCGATGCAGTAGATACTGATACTATGAAAAGGCATACCCAGCGTATTATGGATGAAGTTGCCGATATGGCGTTACTCCTGGAGAAAGTACTGCTGATGAGCAGGGCGCATAGCACCCGCTCAGGATTTAATCCTGTTATCTCGGACCCGGCATCATTAATAAAGGAACTGGCCGGCAGACCTTTCGTCAGAGGCAAACAATTTGAAAAAACAGCGTTTGAAATAAAAGGAACTCCGCGGCAGGCGCTGATCGATCCTTTTATGTTCTCTCATATTGTAAACGGCCTTGTTGACAATGCTTTCAAATACTCTGCGAGGGCCGAAAGTTTGGTGCCACGTGTCAGAGTGAGTTTTACCGACGCCTATTGGCGTGTAATGGTAATAGATAATGGCATAGGTATTAAGAAAGCCGATAAAAAGAATTTATTCCGTTCGTTTTCCAGAGGTTCAAATGTGGCAGACATACAGGGAACCGGATTAGGTCTTGAGATCATCCGGTATTTTGTACGTTGTCATAAAGGTGAGATAAGTCTTAGAAGTCTGGAAGGCAAAGGAACTGTTGTGATAGTAGATCTCCCTTATTAA
- a CDS encoding DUF4876 domain-containing protein, which translates to MQRLKLWIIAAAVLTLGACKKDLGPDVAPVTFNGQIVLDASIAGPAFPLDKVKVIITNTANNLKNETTADAQGKISLSNISPGRYEIQATLTLTATEYASITGNYASSEVVFNAVEQIDITAQSGTVTVTLIYGQLAKEWIIKQIYYAGSHTSNGAMFRDQFLELYNNSDHDLYADSLYFGQVYGINTARESQDMTKPYFLPTGSFDWTKSIGMSDTRANDNYVYCRSVFRIPGNGKTYKVAPGASIIIAQNAQNHKAPYVGATGESVTVKDPSLTVDLSNADFEVYLGNYPGNNQLASDVDNPAVPNIETILRGSGRDLILDNLGREAIVIFKWPGGAPAQWPTFPSPEETTVTTATSKYIQVPATYLEDAVELQQTPVARRTAKRIPAISDAGYTYVPGGSYSSQSSIRKTKSVVNGRRILQDTNNSTNDFGSLTKADPSKTAFAD; encoded by the coding sequence ATGCAGCGACTCAAATTATGGATAATAGCAGCAGCGGTACTTACGCTGGGAGCTTGTAAAAAAGACCTGGGCCCCGATGTAGCGCCAGTAACATTTAATGGTCAGATCGTGCTTGACGCAAGTATAGCAGGACCTGCATTTCCACTGGACAAAGTAAAAGTAATCATAACCAACACCGCCAATAATCTTAAAAACGAAACTACAGCTGATGCACAGGGAAAGATCAGCTTAAGCAACATATCACCCGGACGTTATGAAATCCAGGCGACACTTACACTTACAGCTACAGAGTATGCAAGCATTACCGGTAACTATGCATCCAGCGAAGTAGTATTTAACGCGGTGGAACAAATCGATATCACAGCACAATCCGGCACAGTGACTGTAACATTGATCTATGGACAACTGGCAAAAGAATGGATCATTAAACAAATATACTATGCCGGTTCACACACCAGCAATGGCGCTATGTTCCGCGATCAATTCCTCGAACTCTACAATAACTCCGACCACGATCTTTATGCCGACAGTCTCTATTTCGGACAGGTATATGGTATTAACACAGCCCGCGAGTCTCAGGATATGACCAAGCCTTATTTTTTACCTACAGGCTCATTCGACTGGACAAAATCGATAGGCATGAGCGATACCAGGGCTAATGACAATTACGTTTACTGCCGCAGCGTATTCCGTATACCAGGCAACGGAAAAACCTACAAAGTGGCGCCCGGTGCCAGCATTATTATTGCACAGAACGCACAGAACCACAAAGCTCCGTACGTAGGAGCTACAGGCGAAAGCGTAACGGTAAAAGATCCAAGCCTTACCGTTGACCTGAGTAATGCAGATTTCGAGGTTTACTTAGGAAACTATCCCGGCAACAACCAACTGGCATCGGATGTCGACAATCCCGCCGTTCCCAATATCGAAACCATCTTACGTGGCAGCGGCCGCGATCTCATCCTCGATAACCTGGGCAGAGAAGCTATTGTAATATTTAAATGGCCTGGTGGCGCACCCGCACAATGGCCTACATTCCCTTCACCGGAAGAAACTACAGTTACCACTGCTACCTCCAAATACATTCAGGTTCCGGCTACTTACCTGGAAGATGCCGTAGAACTGCAACAAACACCTGTAGCAAGGCGTACAGCTAAAAGAATCCCCGCTATCAGTGATGCAGGATATACCTACGTTCCCGGAGGCTCTTACAGCTCTCAGTCTTCTATCCGCAAAACAAAATCTGTAGTCAACGGCAGAAGAATTTTGCAGGACACAAATAATTCGACCAATGATTTTGGAAGTTTAACAAAAGCCGATCCAAGCAAAACGGCTTTTGCAGACTAA
- a CDS encoding sensor histidine kinase codes for MLSFCKPIRRLIGAGNDAVEQVRIKILLCALLLSSFTPAAVTSFFLQHQQPGAALRTCFDSFLFAGLLILLVSGIHWRRCAHLSLLFQTLIIWGNALLFKQDLHLIALQFTLLVILCSFFLLGKKWGLVYSLINLSPAVWHISLYTTPAFPGPPVKSGLIAIILLVNFAFIIFAHYHFFNAFTDTIHTLNQRTKQLNDTIKALESSRDGLRQQTRLQKKLIAAITHDIKSPLKYLMLTGRSLYRNRKLRPENLQESIRAIYASSFQMYHFTNNLLQYAGLYLEDSRIVMTHFNLYELVNEKIAIFREMTLSQNNHVYNNIYPRMQVYTNKELLTVIVHNLLDNAIKYTVNGQISFSAIQTERKLEICLKDTGTGMPPDLVDWCNSRQTIRDFITESGGQGLGLAMVKELVGVIQGSLSVKSDEGEGTTIILMLPAEQL; via the coding sequence ATGTTATCTTTTTGTAAACCTATACGCCGCCTTATTGGCGCCGGGAACGATGCAGTAGAACAGGTACGCATTAAAATACTCTTGTGCGCACTACTGCTGAGCAGCTTCACCCCTGCCGCCGTTACTTCATTCTTCCTGCAACATCAGCAGCCGGGCGCTGCTTTGAGAACCTGTTTCGATAGCTTCCTGTTCGCAGGTCTGCTCATTTTGCTGGTCAGCGGTATTCATTGGCGCCGCTGTGCACACTTGTCACTGCTATTCCAAACGCTCATCATCTGGGGCAATGCACTCCTGTTTAAGCAGGATCTACATCTTATAGCACTCCAATTCACGCTGCTGGTAATATTATGCAGCTTTTTTTTACTCGGGAAAAAATGGGGACTGGTTTATTCACTCATCAACCTCTCCCCCGCTGTATGGCATATCAGCTTGTATACAACACCTGCTTTCCCCGGTCCACCTGTAAAAAGCGGGCTCATAGCAATAATATTACTGGTAAACTTCGCCTTCATAATTTTTGCACATTACCATTTCTTCAACGCATTCACCGATACAATACACACGCTGAATCAAAGAACAAAACAACTGAATGATACTATTAAAGCGCTGGAAAGCTCCCGCGATGGACTACGACAACAAACCAGACTGCAGAAAAAACTGATCGCAGCAATCACTCACGACATAAAAAGCCCGCTTAAATACCTGATGTTAACCGGGAGAAGCCTGTACCGCAACCGCAAACTACGCCCCGAAAACCTGCAGGAAAGCATCCGCGCTATTTATGCCTCCTCTTTTCAGATGTACCACTTTACCAACAACCTGTTACAATACGCCGGCTTATACCTCGAAGACAGCCGCATTGTCATGACCCATTTCAATTTGTATGAACTGGTCAACGAGAAAATTGCAATTTTCAGGGAAATGACCCTGTCACAAAACAATCACGTTTACAATAATATATATCCACGCATGCAGGTGTACACCAATAAGGAACTATTGACGGTCATTGTACATAACCTGCTGGACAATGCAATAAAATATACTGTGAACGGACAAATATCCTTTTCGGCAATACAAACAGAACGAAAACTGGAGATCTGCTTGAAAGATACAGGCACAGGAATGCCACCGGACCTGGTAGATTGGTGTAACAGCCGCCAAACAATACGTGATTTCATAACGGAAAGCGGTGGTCAGGGCCTTGGCCTTGCCATGGTAAAAGAATTAGTAGGAGTTATTCAAGGCAGTCTGTCCGTTAAAAGCGATGAAGGGGAAGGAACTACTATTATATTGATGCTCCCCGCAGAGCAACTATAA
- a CDS encoding TonB-dependent receptor, producing MSQPVAYLLLLALFAFSNARNAFAQTGKRPLVITGQVVDKNQKPIEFATVRVEETEYSTSTDTSGKFSFSFYENPTALTIQVSFVGKKTIIQSFSANQLTRPLTLQMKDLSLTLDEVQVTGLRRGEASNSSVLFNREAIEQAQAFSLADILNNLPGKTTVAPNLQSPQNITLRSEASDAHALNNAMGIAIVMDGTRISNDANMQNTNVGKNGMANSRISGKYGMSDVTFGGIDLREIPADNIESIEVVQGVASAQYGELTDGAIIINRQAGKTNYQFSTRVNAESFNMSLSKGYTLSKKAGALNVSLNYLNSNADPSDNLKSYSRVSTELMWTNFLAKGVKHTLSLGYNTRLDNGKADPDAGDERSMFAKSRTFRISERLSMQFNRKWLTSGQLSFSYSRGYQETYSQWWLNGAVKPMTIKDTTGIYEGYYIPGSYYAVEHIKGEPINLSGTLSFNSKFNTGEILHALSWGTNISLAANKGKGIIADPNNPRWPNLSSKNDRPYEYNTVPEVPVYGLYLQDNFKLSLLGRIFYTTAGLRYDLQNGWGNIQPRINTRYKLNNRWELNIAYGISRKAPAMSHRYPGPTFYDILLLNEYTGDTRTSLALFYTEKYTPDNSHLRPAASSQLEGGIRFNGKSISSALFLYYKNNTNGFTGVTHYRPFSTPVYKTIANGPGQKPTYYATSEIKKRGGLYESRIENVLTSQNYGADWTVSIRKIRAIQTSFDINTSCSYSRSFTDAPQIRSASDNDIALGKKAWYALYHPQKRENLSVMSKLNSITHIPKLGFVVNISADFFWAKRNFSDGIIQYPYAYLDQDLAYHEIKTFEPSNPDYGHLATLDLNASDASQPFIYGNLSLRISKEIKKNMRFSVNAYNVFNLRPKYEGFINGSYTSVIYNAPVSLGAEFSIKF from the coding sequence ATGTCTCAACCTGTTGCATATCTCTTACTCCTGGCACTGTTTGCATTTTCCAATGCCCGGAATGCCTTTGCCCAAACCGGCAAAAGGCCGCTTGTGATCACAGGACAGGTGGTAGACAAGAACCAAAAGCCAATTGAGTTTGCCACAGTTAGAGTAGAAGAAACAGAATACAGCACCTCTACCGACACCTCAGGTAAATTTAGTTTTTCGTTTTACGAAAACCCTACGGCGCTTACCATCCAGGTTTCTTTTGTTGGAAAAAAGACAATCATTCAATCATTTAGCGCCAATCAACTTACACGTCCACTAACGTTACAGATGAAAGACCTTAGCTTAACGCTCGACGAGGTACAGGTTACTGGCTTAAGAAGAGGTGAAGCCTCCAACTCATCCGTTTTGTTTAACCGGGAAGCAATTGAACAAGCCCAGGCATTCAGCCTGGCAGACATCTTGAATAACTTACCCGGCAAAACAACGGTAGCTCCTAACCTGCAAAGCCCTCAAAATATCACACTGCGTAGCGAAGCAAGCGACGCCCATGCCCTGAATAATGCCATGGGTATCGCAATTGTAATGGATGGCACCCGCATTTCCAATGACGCCAATATGCAAAACACGAATGTTGGCAAAAATGGAATGGCTAATTCCCGCATCTCAGGAAAATACGGCATGTCCGATGTTACTTTTGGTGGTATAGATCTCCGGGAAATTCCCGCCGATAATATAGAAAGCATAGAAGTAGTCCAGGGTGTAGCATCCGCGCAATATGGAGAATTAACCGATGGCGCTATTATCATTAACCGTCAGGCCGGCAAAACCAACTACCAGTTCAGCACACGCGTTAACGCCGAATCATTCAACATGTCTCTATCCAAGGGATATACTTTGAGCAAAAAAGCAGGTGCTTTAAACGTAAGCCTCAACTACCTCAACAGCAATGCCGATCCTTCAGATAATCTGAAATCATATAGCCGTGTAAGTACGGAACTTATGTGGACCAACTTTCTTGCAAAAGGAGTTAAACATACTTTATCATTAGGCTATAATACAAGATTGGACAATGGCAAAGCAGATCCCGATGCAGGCGATGAACGCAGCATGTTCGCCAAATCAAGAACATTCAGGATATCGGAACGCTTATCGATGCAGTTCAACAGAAAATGGTTAACCAGTGGCCAACTCAGTTTTTCGTATAGCAGAGGCTACCAGGAAACCTATAGTCAATGGTGGCTCAATGGCGCTGTAAAACCTATGACGATCAAGGATACGACAGGAATTTACGAGGGATACTATATCCCGGGAAGTTATTATGCAGTAGAACATATCAAAGGAGAACCGATAAACCTAAGTGGCACCCTCAGCTTTAACAGCAAGTTTAATACGGGAGAAATATTACATGCACTTAGTTGGGGTACTAATATATCACTGGCAGCAAACAAAGGAAAAGGCATCATTGCAGATCCCAATAATCCACGCTGGCCTAACCTTAGCTCTAAAAATGATAGGCCCTACGAATACAATACAGTACCGGAAGTCCCTGTTTACGGCCTTTACCTGCAGGACAACTTTAAGCTATCGTTGCTGGGCAGAATCTTTTACACGACGGCCGGCTTGCGTTACGACCTTCAGAATGGCTGGGGAAACATACAACCACGTATCAATACAAGGTACAAACTCAACAATCGCTGGGAACTAAACATAGCCTATGGCATTTCACGCAAAGCGCCAGCCATGTCACACCGTTACCCGGGACCAACCTTCTATGACATCCTCTTGCTAAATGAATATACCGGCGACACAAGAACAAGTCTTGCATTATTCTATACCGAAAAATATACCCCCGATAACAGCCACCTCAGGCCGGCAGCATCGAGCCAGTTGGAAGGGGGAATCAGGTTCAATGGCAAGAGTATTAGTTCAGCGCTGTTCCTGTATTATAAAAACAATACCAATGGCTTTACAGGTGTAACGCACTACAGGCCCTTCTCTACCCCGGTATACAAAACGATTGCAAACGGGCCGGGACAAAAACCTACCTATTACGCCACTTCTGAGATCAAAAAAAGAGGGGGACTATACGAATCCCGCATTGAAAACGTACTGACCTCACAGAATTACGGCGCCGACTGGACAGTTTCTATAAGAAAAATCAGGGCCATACAAACCAGCTTCGACATCAACACTTCATGCTCGTATAGTCGCTCGTTTACAGATGCTCCACAGATACGATCAGCAAGCGACAACGATATCGCACTTGGAAAAAAGGCATGGTATGCACTATATCATCCACAGAAAAGAGAAAATCTGTCTGTCATGAGCAAACTCAACAGCATTACACATATTCCCAAACTGGGTTTTGTTGTAAACATTTCTGCTGATTTCTTCTGGGCTAAGCGCAATTTTTCTGACGGAATCATTCAATACCCTTACGCCTACCTCGATCAGGACTTGGCTTATCACGAAATTAAAACCTTCGAGCCATCCAATCCGGACTATGGGCACCTCGCAACACTTGACCTGAATGCATCAGACGCCAGCCAACCCTTCATATATGGCAACCTGTCGCTTCGCATATCAAAAGAAATAAAGAAAAACATGCGTTTTTCAGTCAACGCCTACAATGTGTTTAACCTACGGCCGAAATATGAAGGATTCATCAACGGCTCTTATACATCAGTTATTTATAACGCACCTGTAAGCCTCGGCGCAGAGTTTTCCATCAAATTTTAA
- a CDS encoding DUF6850 family outer membrane beta-barrel protein → MRILFLLSFISLSAGIQAQQPGAADSIYFYEQGRKELDFVQSSGTQLLSSPLSRAGKGGLNIDITTGHFRHSQEAEQRTAAQLQTEGFSATGRFKTAGYFKFTRIWEDSLAWTQKASKSYEQPYYLASAKAGPYLRQTYDMGGIVSYNLLKEKLYINGFIDYAYERSSRSIDPRLGLTRFSFIAKPELSYKWGKSIAGIGARLGYGNETQAVAYQNDNYKNGSDTYPERVNYLVQGFGNIRSASFYLGKKNRYSGVSLHYATRFSGFTLRASGTYNVDKEDNTIPIAGSSRDSLIATYQLESSRFHLQLQKHSGRYRRQLLITAGAQNGRDFNVRAAASTYTYKHTYANLQYLVFIHNHRKWNPELGMTLFYENTYKKDGISSHQQQYNSIQPGVKASIYATTGNNDRLSFTLAPSVRIPVTSELIVPNTQVSYFTRGVVYPDYQYQVSKIAEASFTVQYISYKLFKTTPAGITAQIKYNKPLNIPEPVYQASMLPANNRMNFNLGFNLYF, encoded by the coding sequence ATGCGAATACTATTCTTATTAAGTTTTATATCACTGTCAGCAGGCATACAGGCACAACAGCCCGGTGCCGCTGACAGTATATATTTTTACGAGCAAGGCCGTAAAGAACTGGATTTCGTGCAAAGCAGCGGTACACAACTGCTCAGTTCTCCCCTTTCAAGAGCAGGCAAAGGCGGGTTAAATATAGATATTACCACAGGCCATTTCAGACACAGCCAGGAAGCCGAACAACGCACCGCTGCACAACTACAAACAGAAGGATTCAGCGCTACAGGCCGCTTTAAAACGGCTGGATACTTTAAGTTTACACGTATATGGGAAGATAGTCTTGCATGGACACAAAAAGCCAGTAAAAGTTACGAGCAGCCTTATTATTTGGCCTCTGCCAAAGCAGGCCCCTACTTACGACAAACCTATGATATGGGTGGTATCGTAAGTTACAACTTGTTAAAAGAAAAGCTTTATATCAACGGCTTTATAGATTATGCTTACGAACGCTCATCCCGTTCTATTGACCCCAGGCTCGGCCTTACCAGGTTCTCATTTATTGCAAAGCCCGAACTCTCTTACAAATGGGGAAAAAGCATTGCAGGTATTGGGGCAAGGCTTGGGTATGGCAACGAAACGCAAGCTGTCGCATATCAGAACGATAACTACAAAAACGGCTCAGATACTTACCCGGAACGCGTGAATTACCTTGTACAAGGATTTGGCAATATTCGTAGTGCCAGTTTCTACCTGGGTAAAAAGAACCGGTATTCCGGCGTATCACTACATTATGCCACGCGCTTTTCCGGCTTTACTTTACGCGCATCTGGCACGTACAATGTAGATAAAGAAGACAACACCATCCCAATAGCAGGCTCCTCCAGGGACTCTTTGATAGCTACCTACCAACTTGAATCTTCACGCTTTCACCTGCAACTACAGAAACATTCCGGCAGGTACCGGCGACAACTGCTTATAACAGCAGGCGCACAAAACGGACGGGACTTCAATGTGCGTGCGGCGGCAAGCACTTACACCTATAAGCATACTTATGCCAATCTTCAATATCTTGTATTCATTCATAATCATCGGAAATGGAACCCCGAATTAGGTATGACCCTGTTTTATGAAAATACGTATAAGAAAGATGGCATCAGTAGTCATCAGCAGCAATACAACTCCATACAACCCGGCGTAAAAGCCAGTATATACGCAACAACAGGCAATAACGACCGGCTGTCCTTCACCCTTGCCCCCTCTGTACGTATTCCTGTAACCAGCGAACTGATAGTGCCCAACACACAGGTATCTTATTTTACCAGGGGAGTTGTTTACCCCGATTACCAATACCAGGTATCCAAAATAGCAGAAGCGAGCTTTACAGTTCAATACATAAGCTACAAACTTTTCAAAACCACGCCGGCGGGTATCACAGCACAAATAAAATACAATAAACCACTGAACATACCGGAACCTGTATACCAGGCATCGATGTTACCGGCCAACAACAGAATGAACTTCAACCTAGGCTTTAACCTTTACTTTTGA
- a CDS encoding sensor histidine kinase gives MHIPTALVRANNSVGGSSIWIAVFISLVLMVCPLAYIYYRRQWNRREMQMDDHTAALLKRISEFENSQKVMQQQAEFQQKIIAAIVHGIKSPLKYLTLTGKQLYNMSEGENTLRDVLRSMYTSSHHMYTFTDNLLQYVKLYLQDHKPVLNSFNLYELVQEKVLMFTDIAISKGDVIHNKVPATLMIYTDRQLLSIVVHNLLDNAVKYTSHGTIILSAFAVEKRIHVAVQDTGIGMDEAIFSRPAGFNSMEPGLGLVITRQLLSMINGRIEIKSSPEVGTTVILIFEE, from the coding sequence ATGCATATTCCTACGGCTTTAGTTCGTGCCAATAACAGCGTAGGGGGAAGCAGTATCTGGATTGCGGTGTTCATTTCTCTTGTTTTAATGGTGTGTCCGCTTGCCTATATCTATTACAGGCGGCAATGGAACCGGCGGGAAATGCAGATGGATGATCATACCGCAGCGTTGTTGAAAAGGATCAGTGAGTTCGAAAACTCGCAAAAAGTGATGCAGCAACAGGCCGAATTTCAGCAAAAGATCATAGCAGCTATTGTTCATGGCATCAAGAGCCCTTTAAAATACCTTACGCTTACAGGGAAACAGCTGTATAATATGAGCGAGGGGGAGAATACGTTACGTGACGTGTTACGCAGTATGTATACTTCTTCGCATCACATGTACACTTTTACGGATAATCTGCTGCAGTATGTAAAACTATATCTTCAGGACCATAAACCTGTTTTAAACAGCTTTAACCTGTATGAGCTGGTACAGGAAAAAGTACTGATGTTTACCGATATAGCTATTTCGAAAGGTGATGTTATCCATAATAAGGTACCTGCTACGTTAATGATCTATACCGACAGGCAATTATTATCGATAGTAGTGCATAATTTACTGGATAATGCGGTGAAATACACATCGCATGGTACCATTATCCTATCTGCTTTTGCCGTGGAAAAGCGGATCCATGTTGCAGTTCAGGACACTGGCATTGGCATGGATGAGGCCATTTTTTCGCGTCCTGCCGGCTTTAATTCCATGGAGCCGGGTTTAGGCCTGGTCATTACCCGGCAACTGCTTTCTATGATCAATGGCAGGATAGAAATAAAAAGCAGCCCCGAAGTTGGTACTACAGTTATCCTGATTTTTGAGGAATAG
- a CDS encoding response regulator transcription factor, which produces MHILIADDHAIVRHGTMLFINEWLPGAKISEADNFNKVAKMLGEQVFDLLILDINIPGGNNIQMVDVARLKQPGIRILIFTAYDEQLYAIRYLQAGANGYLHKLASEEQIRKAIETVLHDEQYMSREVKDLLLKMVMASGKRPPPENPLHTLSNREIEVARFLVQGMSLIEISRALHLQISTVSTYKNRIFEKLEIGNLIELVEKVRLYDNSII; this is translated from the coding sequence ATGCACATCCTGATAGCAGATGACCACGCGATTGTTAGACATGGCACAATGCTTTTTATTAATGAATGGCTGCCAGGCGCAAAGATTTCAGAAGCTGACAATTTCAATAAAGTGGCCAAAATGCTGGGAGAGCAGGTTTTTGACCTACTGATCCTTGACATTAATATTCCCGGAGGTAATAATATCCAGATGGTGGATGTAGCCAGACTAAAACAGCCCGGCATCCGCATTCTTATCTTTACCGCTTACGACGAACAACTTTACGCTATCCGGTATTTACAGGCCGGCGCCAATGGTTATTTACACAAACTGGCGTCAGAAGAACAGATCAGGAAAGCCATAGAAACAGTATTACACGACGAGCAATATATGAGCCGGGAAGTAAAGGACCTGCTTTTAAAAATGGTAATGGCCAGCGGCAAACGCCCTCCGCCCGAAAATCCACTGCATACCTTATCGAACCGGGAAATAGAAGTAGCACGTTTCCTCGTACAAGGTATGAGCCTGATAGAAATATCCCGCGCCTTACACCTGCAGATTTCCACGGTAAGCACCTATAAGAACAGAATCTTTGAAAAACTGGAAATCGGCAACCTCATAGAACTGGTGGAAAAAGTACGGCTTTACGACAATTCTATCATATAA